GAGATAAAATGGCAatactttttttgtttttcggtTTTTCTGGTGCCCTTTGTAGTTGTAACCAGGGGCCGAGCTACGTGTAGGGACCTGGTGCAGAGGCACAGGGTCAAAAGAGAAATTTAGTGCTAATTATACTTAATTTGTGATGGTGCACTAGGAATTAGCAGCACAAGTGCACCAAGCCCAGAGATTTTTTGTTCAAATCGCATACActttgtgtgtattttttcacTAGCTCTGCCCCTGGTTGTAACCGGTGGCGCTGTACGTACTGCTCTGGTGGTGGTACTATgctttttttcaaaagaacaACAATAGTTATAACGCTAACTGAAGCCCAAATTTTCATCAGGAAAAGAGTAGTAAGAGGGGAAATGACAAACCAATGATTTTCCCGTGAAAAGGGAAAATGGAAATTGTGGCTCCTTTTATTCTACTCGCGGTATTAGTTGATTTATTTCAGAGCGCTGAAGGAGTTCAATGTAGTTTGGCgagaaaaacaacaacttgCGCACCTTCTGCAGACTGCAGGCCTTGATCCGACGAGCCGAGTGTATGCACTCCTCCGTGCGTATTCTCGGTCTCAGGCTCTCAGCCTAGATCTGCCTTCAACACTAAACGGCGAGCGTTTGATTCCTGATGCATGCAGCGCACGCTGATATCGGTTCCAGAACACCTCGTCTATATATCCATGTGCTAGCTGCACCGATCCCGTTTAAAGAAGGCGAGGATAATACTTAGGTGAGCTGGAACTGATTTTCTACGATCCACATGCCCACCCGTACGTATAATAAACTCATAAAATTAAGCTAAAGCGTGCTGCAGCCTGCATTGACCGTGTTACGGCATGTTAATTAGGGGTTAATTTCCATGATTAGTACCTGGTGCAGGAGGATCATGTTGAATGCAACCTGGCGTTCCCTCTTGTTCGAGATATCAGGCTACGAGACCACGACCTGAACGTGGCCAAACAAAGGATGCCGGATTAGGACTGCAAAGAAGATTATATCAGCGCAGTACTAGTGGCTTAGGCAGAGTAGCCATAAATTAATAAGAGCATGGCCTGAACGatagttgtttttttttgagaacgcCTGAACGATAGATTAGAGCAGCAAGATGGACAAGCTGAAGGCTGAAAGAGCGATACTCACGTTGCCACGTACTGTAGTTCGATCCATGGAGATTCAGGCCAGTAATCGTAGGATGTGGATCGTGTTAGGGACCAAGCCCAGCCTGGCGGAGAGTTAcccagcagcagcggcccaaGTCCAGAAGTGGAGCCGGAGCCAATTCAGAAACGAATCCGCAAGGCACCAAGACGTTACCCAGAAGGGGAATGGCCAAGTGAAGCCGTCGGCGCCCAAGACGAGTAAAATCTAAAGTCTGAACTTTTCATTCTCCAAAAGAAGTCCAAACTTTTCTGAGAAGAAGTAATGGCACACGCATTTTCCGAAGGGAGGACCGGGTCAGATCTGCATGCCAACAGATTTGAGAGCGCCTGTCACGCTGGAAGGCGCTTGTATGAATAATAAGCATGCTCAAGGTTGTGCGATGCGCGTGTGTTGGCTTGTGAAAACTCAACGGACTTCTACGTATACTCACCAAAGAAGCAAAGGTCGTGAATTTGATGACATCAAAGTATCAAACTACTATCCAATGGGGTAAAAAATTTAGTCCTACCTCGAATCAATAATTATGCACTTACAAATTTGTATCCTATTTTGTACTCAATAATTTACTCACACAGGAATCAGAAAAAGAATCGGAACGGGATCTTGGGTGAGAAAAATGACTCTCGAACAGTTTCGTAGTGTGGATTGTGAGCAAACGGGTCTACAACTTCGGTGTCATTTCCATCCTTTGTTGACTACTGGTCCAGTGATGATAACGCGGCCCCCAGCGGGCAGCGGGCAGCGGGCAGCCCAGTAAGTCTTTCCTTGACCAGGCAGCAAAAGGAACCCCAAAGACGGGCAAGTGCTTCAGGAATCAAGATCCGAGCACTTTTAAAGAGAACAATGCTAATTCCCCTAAGAACAACGCTAATTCCGTACATACGTACACCACTGCTTGACACTTTGTCTCCATATATTCGTTCACACGTGAAATGGTTACCGAGTTAATTATTTATCGTTGCTTGACAAAGACTACCACAACACCTAATGGAGCCTAAAGACTAGCTAGTGTACTGAAAAGTCTTAAGAAAATCTTCAAGCACAACCAGCAACAAAAGCTAAGAGGTTTCTGGTCCAAGCTATGGTTGTATGACTTGTGTCTTGTCAGCATAAGGCGAAGCGGTTCAAGGGCTCGATTGCCAGACAAGGACGTGAGACACCCACAAAAATTGACTCGACCAACCCCCTTCCATTCCAAGAACACACCCGTCCAACAAAATTGAGATCCTACCCAGTAACCATATGTCTCGTATGCAACAGGTACGTGGTACAAAACAAATGTGCTCATGGTTCCGATGGATACCAATTTAGGAACTTAATTTATCATAAGAAttttagagaaaaataaaGGATTTGCACCAAAGAAATTTCAGAGCGTAGGAttttttcatcaaatttggaCAATAGGTCTAACCTTATACAAAATTTGCTTCTAAAGTTCCAATGCATCATCTTTTTATCTCTCCACTCTCTTGCTCTATCTAATTTGAAAATTCTTATAGTTTTCATATGTAGCATCCAAATATATCTTTCAAACGattcctatattttttttcatgttttatTCAATATGTCATatgtgttgtagtaaaataaaacccttatatgtgccgggccgtaaatcttAGGTGGTagcgaccaagtcaacatttcacAAACACGAGTCAAGACACACATGTGACGCAGTCAATCCTACATGGCGaaagaagacaagtcaacaagtcaaacctctcatgccatgatcaaagggtcaaatgagctagagtagggggcaagaaagatGTGAGAAGGAGGCCCTTAGttcatggtggaccatggaccaagccacacttttctcacatggtgcacacaaaagttatgaaccAAAGGAGCtatttttaccattttgcccccacttttctctctcctttaAGGGTAGCCAtgatcttttgtcatgaacccctaggctataaataccccgttatgggggcatgtactattcactctcacttgaataaactcaagaggagagggctagagtgctccctctaaggttcgctctcgcgcgccgctctcgactgaaagtcgatcggcctcgaggaagccttctaggggactctagttttgAGGTTCCGAACCAGCCAAGGCTGGCTCGGGTTCGAAGGAAAAGGGGTTGGGTTAAAGTttcgagggtatcctaacctcgatacttgaaAAGACGCGTGCGGTCCAAGTACGAAacggccccgacgaacctctcgccgaaaggtgtcttgggaagatccgctcggcccaagcccttggctaacaaccccctcgaaggttttcctaacataggattaagtcgcgcccgcagggtcgaccgaacctatttaaaaaatatcgacgtgtcaacttgtccaagtgtacggcgaccttcgttataaggccggcgtacacgccctacttttatacccgcatgccatcaagcattggcaccccttactctaactgttgtcgagaacaacaacaatatgGTATTCCTTTTTTCTGCTCGAAACACACGCTGGAATATAAGTATTTtatattcctttttttccctACAATATGGTATTCCAATACTATGTTTTCTATATTACGCTGTTTTTTGGATTCATTTGATCTAAAAAATCCCTTAAAGCCGTAAGAAGTATAAAacataagtaaaaaaaattggcacaAGTAATGCGAGTGTACAATATTATACATATGTTATATGTTACTGAACTAAGGAAAAGAAGCGACCGCGGTGCACACATTGGCTAAAGCATATAGGAAATTATTCCCATTAGTTGATGGTGAAAGATTAGTCAATTTTGGATATTTGATGTTGTGGAGGTTGTTCCGATACGCCCGAGCTTGTATATGTTTTTCCACATTCACACGTCCAACATCCAAGATGTTGCAATGATTCTGTGAGACCATTTTGCAAATGCTAGAATCATGTTGCAACATGTTTCTAGTTTTTTTAAATGATCTCATGATCAGATTCTATTACCAACAATAACGGAACAAGACATGATTCACCACACACAGAGTTGTTCACACACTTGCCGCCGTACACGGCTAACAAGAACACATGCAGACCtaattgtgagatcgagataggcaatcagaggggggtgaatgattgcgcggaagcaaattaatttttttcccaaagAGTAAAGTACACCCGCGGTCCTAAtattagtcctaaaattactaaactgcatatttaggtcTCAATATTTTGTAAAGTGGATCACGACAAGTCCTAAGCTCGCCCAGGAGTGTTTGACCGGCCTACGTGGCGTGTTGACCTAGTACACGTAGGCAAAGGGGCCTGCTAGACATAACTGATGCGAGGAAAAATGCACCGGCGGTCCTAATATTACCTAATACACGGCATATTCATGACGGCATATtcatgacgctactgtttagtatttaaatagctctcatccagccacggccggacctacatgtcttcacgtcgatgacacttcatgccatcaactcttcttttGATCTCTTCAAAACTCaaccatcacgtgtcgaatatctccaataccgtacatctcggtataaacaacgtactcCCTCTATTTTTTAATATAGGGCATATAAAATTTTCATTCGTTTTCCTGAATATAAGGCGCACGACTGCCCCATCCATGCACTGGCGAGATTTGCTAAATTCTCTGCCCGTCTCACGCGCTGGAGCGGTTTGGCTGCTAACTCAAAAGACGCACGCGCGGTTGCTCCCGTGGAGAAAAGGAGGCAGCCTGtggttgcatgcatgtatgcacaTCAGGCAGTTGcctcttctaaaaaaaaaaatcaggcagTTGCCATGCGGGGAGTCAACAAGGGCCAGTTGCCGTGCGGGAGCCAGACGTGCGCCATGCCTTCCATCGATCAGTTCGGTATGTCCGGTAGCTTGCGTTAATATTAGCGCTAGAATTTATACGCCTTATAAagaaaaacggagggagtacgacaaaccggtgcccttcCGAATCATCGTAGCTTTCATTTTCATTGTTcattcgcacgaacgtcccgcatgacgttgatcctcgacctcagttTCTCCCAAGATTCGTCCCttgatcccgtcatcgaccacgttcctctagctccggcaacacatGAACgtgaacacacaaataaccagtacgagcacaagttgacgacttgactcagggtaagtttcaacACAACTCAcaccatgttttcacataagaaactaatagatcaacacaccactagcaaagcactaagtccaaacaagatacatgtcattacataaatatccatattatccaaagtatccacatcaatgtttcatctaaaacacttgccaatggtacacatcacctatgatttcacactaATAGTAGCCTTAAAATGCTGATAGTAAAAAACAGAATAGTCAGTAACATATGCGGTACAGAGTAGGCAATAAATGCAGTATCACTCATCCTTGTCGTCTTTGCTCTTCGCACGCTTACTGGTTACTCCTTCAGCATCGTCATCCTTTTCTGCAACTTCACGGGTCTTTCTCCTGCCAATCCTTGTTTGAGCTTCGTGGTGACGGAGCGCCTCCACCTGCAGTACCTCCGCACCCGATATCGTAGGAATGCACATGCATAACATACTATCTCAGCACGAGATCGTATGAATGTTTTCTAGTTGCTGCATGTGCATGTTTTCAATgttgtactcactccgtcacatattaagtgtcgaaatattacatgtatttagacattttttatataaatacattcatattttgacaaacttgagacactTGATAtcggacggaggaagtattcgTTGTGACCAGTTTTCGCAATAATTTCTTTGCAACTAACGGGGATGTGTTTTTCTCAGACCTCTGTATTTGCCTATGGCGCCGGTCCATCTGCAGGAGCAGGACCGGTTGGAGTTGCTCCCACACGTCTGAATGACAAGCTGGCGCTGGCGCCGTAGCCACTCCTCCGGCTCAGCCCGGCCGGCCATCCATGGAAAAGCAGACGGGTTGACTGGGCCGGTTGACCAGGAAGTCAGTCCGTGGATTTCCGCGTCCCCTCTCGCTCTCGCCCCCACCCGCTTAGAAAAACTCccgagcctccattttcttctcttttcttttcacgGGCGGCCCCCggtccttcctcctcctggctGCTTCCAATTACTCGTCTTCCTTGCCCCGTTCCGCCGCTTTGCCTCGGGGTCCGGTCCGTCCTTCCGGTTCCCACCCAGGCGGCGAAGCCGAGCTTCAGGTAAGCCACCCACCAAGTttgccttctctttctccccCTGTTTAGGTTTCTTGATTTTGTAGCTGTTGTGCGTGTTCTCATGTGAATGATGATAATATATAGTCCGTATGATATTTGCGGGCTCCGGTTTGGTTGGTTGTCGAGGGCTCTTGGCTTCTTGCTCCCTTTGGAGGGTGTGCAGTAGTGGTTCATGCAGCTGTGAGCTATGGCGAGAAGGCATGAAATTTCGGGTGTTCAGAGTTCGTTGATGGGATTCCGGGAGAGGATTCCAGCAGCAGCCAGGGTTTTTCCAGTGCTTTTCGTTGGAAGAAGTCCGGTCCCTGGGTGGGAAATCAGGGAGAAAGATATCATGTGTCTGGATGGTGCGGTGGCCGTTCTTtttagagatttttttttctcctcctcccttagattttcttctttctgaaAAGTAGGCCGCCCTTTTTTGCGGTTCGAGCCGTTTTCCCTTGGTATGAGAAATCGAGATAGTATTGAATAAGAAAGCCCTTTTGGTTGTATAAAAGTACGGAGGCCTCGATTGATGGTTCAGGACTCAGGAACTGCCTCCGGTATAAGTTTACACGGTTATTGCTAAGGATGCTGATTAGTGACTACCGTCCATCCAATTGCACTTATTCCTTGGTGCTAATCTTTTAGCAGAATCTTTGCATAGTGTGTTATTTGCTACGGCTAAAGTGGGAATCAGTTCTCCACTGATGTCGCTGCACGTTAttgtattgttttgttttttgctttTCAATATTGCAATCAAAATCGAAATTCCCATTCTAGATAGTCCTAGAAGATAAAAATTACCATAACAATTGTCGGTTCAGAATTGGTTGCGGCGACCACATAATATGCACATATCTGATTTTGTAAATTCGATTACATTTTACCTGTAGGTGCAGCTTGAACTTACAAGTGGTGTTGCTCACCAAGGGGAGGTGGCATGACAAATCATTGTCCTCCTCTGAGGGTTATTCTTCTGCTGTTGTTGATCTCCAGTTGCTTCTCTTCTGATCTTGATGTCCAATGCTTGAGATCTGTACTGCGATCAGTAATTGACCCCAATCGTATACTCATATCCTCATGGAATTTTGACAACAGCAGTACTATTGGTTACATATGCCGATTTACCGGCGTGGAATGTTGGCACCCGGATGAGAACCGAGTTCTTTCTTTGCGCCTCGGCAACCTTGGTCTTCAGGGTTCATTTCCTCAAGGTCTTCAGAATTGTAGCAGTATGACTGGGCTGGATTTGTCAAGTAACAACTTTACAGGACCCATTCCTCTAGACATTTCCCGGGAAATACCATATTTGACATTATTGGACCTCTCCTACAATAGCTTTTCAGGATCCATCCCGCAAAATATTTCAAATATGACATATCTAAACCTCCTCAATCTCCAACATAACCAGTTTAGTGGTACAATTCCACCACAGTTTGATCTTCTTAGTCGGTTAGCTACATTCAATGTCGCAGACAATCGCTTATCAGGGTTTATTCCGTCTTCACTACGAAAATTCCCGGCATCAAACTTCGCCGGAAATCAAGGGCTATGTGGAGATCCATTAGATGAGTGCCAAGCTTCGTCAAAGAGCAAGAACAACTCTGCAATAGTTGGAGCTATAGTTGGTGTTGTGGTCGTGATCATAATTGTTGTAATAGTTGTGTTCTTTTGTCTGCGGAAATTACCAGCCAAGAAGGCTAAAGGTGAGGATGAGAATAAGTGGGCAAAGAGTATCAAAGGAACAAAAGCAATCAAGGTAAACTACTCCGTTGTTACTATATTATCTGTCTCTTGTAGCACAAATAGAAATATCCAGTAGATTGTTCACAAAAGTTTTAACAACAACATACTATCGTTATGGCTTTCTTGATTATCCAGGTGTCTATGTTTGAGAATCCAGTTTCAAAGATAAAACTAAGTGATCTTATGAAGGCTACCGACCAATTCAGCAAAGAAAACATCATAGGTACTGGGAGGACAGGGACTATGTACAGGGCAGTATTACCTGATGGTTCTTTTCTTGCTGTCAAAAGGCTACAAGATTCACAGCATTCTGAATCACAATTCACTTCAGAGATGAAGACTCTTGGTCAAGTAAGGCATCGCAACTTGGTTCCTCTCCTGGGATTTTGCATTGCTAAGAGGGAGAAGTTGTTGGTGTACAAGCACACGCCGAAAGGTTCACTCTATGATCAGTTACACAAAGAGGGGGAAGATTGTAAGATGGATTGGCCGCTGAGGTTACGAATCGGTATTGGTGCAGCAAAAGGCCTTGCATATCTTCACCACACTTGCAATCCTCGAATTCTTCACCGCAACATAAGCTCCAAATGCGTCATCTTGGATGAGGACTATGAACCAAAGATTTCAGATTTTGGACTTGCTAGACTTATGAATCCCCTAGACACCCATCTAAGCACCTTTGTCAACGGAGAATTTGGAGATATTGGTTATGTGGCACCAGAGTATGGGAGCACTCTGGTGGCCACACCAAAGGGTGACGTCTACAGCTTTGGCGTGGTTTTACTTGAGCTCATCACCAGCGAGAGGCCTACTCAGGTTTCCTCTGCTCCAGATAACTTCAAAGGGAATCTAGTAGAGTGGATTGCTTACCTATCAAACAAAGCAATTCTCCAAGATGCAATCGACAAGTCGTTGATAGGCAAGGATCATGACAGTGAGCTGATGCAATTCATGAAAGTCGCATGTTCTTGCACAGTCTCCACGGCAAAGGAAAGACCCACGATGTTTGAGGTTTATCAGCTCCTTAGGGCCATTGGGGAGAAGTATCATTTCTCGGTTGGTGATGACTTGATGCTGCCACCTCTTACCACAGATGGAGAAACCCCGGACGAGCTCATTGTTGCCATGTAATCGCAAACCCATGCATTGCAGAAGGCAAACATGACTGCAAGGCCGTCCTCCTCTTAtgatctttcttctttccatgGGCATTACCATGCTCAAGCGAGTAAAGTGTCTCTTATCAGCAGCAGTATTGTAGATTACTGCATGCACTGTATATATAGTTCTTGTAGCCTGGTTCTTATCCACCCTTAGGGGGTGGTGCTAGTAGCAGGAAGGATAATTTTCATACGACCAATTTGGGAATGGAGATAGCTTTTAGTTTGTTAACCCTTGCGTTACTATGTTCATGGGATTGCGCTCTGGTGTCCATTTTGCACTATCTATCTTTGTATCAGATAATGAGCGAGTGCTAGCATGCAAATAAATGAAATGGAGATTATGATATTTCCTTCCTTCAGAAATGTAGTCAGCCTTTTGGATCTTTAACCACTAATTTGTGGGAAATAATATGGTTTGACTATATGAAACTAACATCAATGAATTTATTCTACAAGATTATTTTACTTGTGGTTTTTAATTATACGTTGATGGCATTATGATTGAAAGCTGCGGTCAAATTTATTGAACAGAGGCTACGAAGGTTCTGATGAAATCTGAACTGAAATGTGATCGGTGTTTCCtatgtatttttcttcagCCATCGTGTACAACTTGAAACAAACTTAAACCAGAATGCTCATGTCTGGAGTAAAGAGGATTGTAAGAAGTGGGAAGAAACAAATTTACAAGCCGTGATTTACCGTGTACCAATAATTATCCTTGAGTAAATCACAGAGCCACTGGTAACCCCAGCAGAACCTTGTGTTTTCTATAAAAACCTGGGCGAAAgcctttttcttaaaaaaaacagaggcgCTATAAATAGATTGCTCATGCCTGCATATTTTTAGATAACACAAGAACTTTATTTGCTCCCGGCATCTACATTGAGGCATGCACATAACCTCTCATGCCATATAGAGGAGATTGTAGGTTCGTCGGTGGATGCACAAAATAATTATTCAGACAACTATGCATGAAATACCGGTGTTGAATAGACTTGCTCTCTGTAATTCGTTTACCAATCAGGCGACGAGAATCTTTTGCAACAAAAAGAACATTGCCTATCTGATATCTTGTGATTTAGTAATGAATAAAATACACCGTTTGCTACTCAATCTCAGCACATGGCTGTTCTCATATGCAGTACATGCAGGTGAACTGCACGGGCTACAGATaggaaatgaaatgaaaatgCACTTCAGTCAATATGGACATTAAAGACGGATCACATAATAGTCGGAGTACAGAAACATcatgctccctccgatccataagttgtcgaaatattacatgtatctagacactttttagcataaatacatccatatttgggcaaatttgagacaattaatatggatcggagggagtacaacaatTCCATCCCATGGCAGGGTATTGGCACGAATTTCATCTCACACATCCCGCACATTAGAGTttcagacaaaaaaaatggtacCAGACGCACCTGCACAGCAACCTCTTGTCAATGGATCCGCTTTATCGGGACATAAGCTACTTTATCCCATTCTGATCCTACCTTGAGCTGCAGTTGGTTCAACAGCGCTGGCTTGCACCCAATCAGATCAAGAACTTGCAGTGAAGATGGGAAGTCGCTTGGCAGTGACTCCAGCTTCGTGCAGCTCATTATGCTCAATTTTCTCAGAGAATCGAGGCTGCTGAAGTCACTAGGGAAAGATTCCACGGTGAGCTTGGAGCAATTTTCGATCAATATGCTTTCCAGTGTCACAAAATTTGGCAGCGAATGCAGAGAAGACAACTCAGGGCATTGCCGGACGTGTAACGTTGTTAAGCCACTCGGATTCTCAATATGTGGAAGATATTTTATGTTGCTGCAGTTGTCTATCTCCAGAGAGGTAAGTGATTGTAAGCATCGCAAACAAGTGCCAAGTTGCTCATCTGTTATGTCCGAATGAGAGATTTGCAACTTCTTGAGTGAGGTTAGTGCCTGAAAGTCCTTGAACTTCACATCTTCGCAGCGTTTCAGAGCCAAAACTACAATTGATTCCACCTGTTGCTTCCGCAGGAAGCCATCTGTAAGGATACTGGAAGAACAAGTCTCCAATGCAGCATTGAACGcttgtgatgatgatgaaaagGACAGCTTCATGTGAGAAACAAACCCTGTATTTTTGACAGTTACCTTCCTGACAGACGGTGATAAAGGAGGCACTTTCACCAATTTGGGACAGTTCAAAAGACTCAGCTTATGGAGCTTGGGGAAAACATCAatgttcttctcttcttcggTCCACTCAACCAATTGCAGCATATC
The Brachypodium distachyon strain Bd21 chromosome 2, Brachypodium_distachyon_v3.0, whole genome shotgun sequence genome window above contains:
- the LOC100833264 gene encoding probably inactive leucine-rich repeat receptor-like protein kinase At5g48380; this translates as MTNHCPPLRVILLLLLISSCFSSDLDVQCLRSVLRSVIDPNRILISSWNFDNSSTIGYICRFTGVECWHPDENRVLSLRLGNLGLQGSFPQGLQNCSSMTGLDLSSNNFTGPIPLDISREIPYLTLLDLSYNSFSGSIPQNISNMTYLNLLNLQHNQFSGTIPPQFDLLSRLATFNVADNRLSGFIPSSLRKFPASNFAGNQGLCGDPLDECQASSKSKNNSAIVGAIVGVVVVIIIVVIVVFFCLRKLPAKKAKGEDENKWAKSIKGTKAIKVSMFENPVSKIKLSDLMKATDQFSKENIIGTGRTGTMYRAVLPDGSFLAVKRLQDSQHSESQFTSEMKTLGQVRHRNLVPLLGFCIAKREKLLVYKHTPKGSLYDQLHKEGEDCKMDWPLRLRIGIGAAKGLAYLHHTCNPRILHRNISSKCVILDEDYEPKISDFGLARLMNPLDTHLSTFVNGEFGDIGYVAPEYGSTLVATPKGDVYSFGVVLLELITSERPTQVSSAPDNFKGNLVEWIAYLSNKAILQDAIDKSLIGKDHDSELMQFMKVACSCTVSTAKERPTMFEVYQLLRAIGEKYHFSVGDDLMLPPLTTDGETPDELIVAM